From Spartinivicinus ruber, the proteins below share one genomic window:
- a CDS encoding ABC transporter substrate-binding protein, with product MRYAYNLLILLLSILVISTQAKPRYTIAVIPKSTNHIYWDYVHVGAKQAAKELNIKIMWSGPRDESQPQIGYIQRMLESNIDALVIAPNHRSNLIPIIEKLVASGIKVVIIDSGMDGSSYSSFIATDNYQAGSQAGEYLAKLLNQQGHIMLLRYKQGNSSTMLREQGFLDTIKKYPGLKLVYDDYVGTSVGSTYHTLLRIFKNMPKIDGIFAPNESSTTGLIRALKKKGLSSKVKTVGFDISPELVKAIKRGKLNGTMLQQPIKIGYLGVKQAFEILEKKPVKSQTLTKAILVTPKNIRNKKIKSLLYISSKAGKTRSPTTPEDFLTKLLIILELLYKHD from the coding sequence ATGCGATATGCGTATAACTTACTAATACTGCTACTAAGTATTTTAGTGATATCTACCCAAGCTAAACCAAGGTATACCATTGCAGTCATCCCAAAAAGTACTAACCATATCTACTGGGATTATGTCCATGTAGGAGCCAAACAAGCCGCCAAAGAATTAAATATTAAAATCATGTGGTCTGGCCCAAGAGATGAAAGCCAACCCCAAATAGGCTATATCCAACGGATGCTAGAAAGTAATATAGACGCACTTGTCATCGCCCCTAATCACCGCTCGAATCTAATCCCTATCATCGAAAAACTAGTAGCGTCAGGGATTAAAGTCGTTATTATCGACTCTGGCATGGATGGCAGCAGTTATAGCAGCTTCATCGCAACCGACAATTATCAGGCAGGCTCTCAAGCAGGGGAATATCTAGCTAAGCTATTAAACCAACAAGGTCATATTATGCTTCTTCGTTATAAACAAGGAAATAGTTCTACCATGCTTAGAGAACAAGGTTTTTTGGATACGATAAAAAAATATCCTGGTTTGAAATTAGTATACGATGACTATGTCGGTACCTCTGTCGGTTCTACCTATCATACTCTCTTGCGAATATTTAAAAATATGCCAAAAATTGACGGTATTTTTGCCCCAAATGAGTCATCAACAACTGGTTTAATTCGAGCACTTAAGAAAAAAGGTCTTAGCAGTAAAGTTAAAACTGTTGGCTTTGATATAAGCCCAGAGCTAGTAAAAGCCATAAAAAGAGGGAAACTAAATGGCACCATGCTTCAACAGCCTATCAAAATTGGATACTTGGGCGTTAAGCAAGCATTTGAAATTTTGGAAAAAAAACCAGTTAAAAGTCAGACTTTAACTAAAGCTATATTGGTCACACCGAAAAATATCCGTAACAAGAAGATAAAGTCCTTATTATATATATCGTCTAAAGCAGGTAAGACTCGCTCCCCAACCACACCAGAAGACTTCTTAACCAAACTTCTCATCATATTAGAACTATTATACAAACATGATTAA
- a CDS encoding ceramidase domain-containing protein, with protein MIDLYCERLGPGLLAEPINAASNLAFFIAAWKSWLLIKDRESIGYEGFLLVGLIITIGIGSTLFHSYATNWAKQLDIIPILLFQLCFVWFYILKVIELNYSKTAIIVIALFTASHLTRQFPHLLNGSLIYAPAFCVIITLAIVHYYQKKNNPTLLISATAIFALSLFFRTIDNAICSYLTIGSHFLWHILNGVLIYLVMKALFTNWPAQRHLS; from the coding sequence ATGATTGATCTTTACTGTGAACGCCTAGGACCTGGCTTATTAGCCGAGCCGATTAATGCAGCCTCTAATCTTGCTTTTTTTATCGCCGCCTGGAAAAGCTGGCTACTCATTAAAGATAGGGAAAGTATTGGTTATGAAGGGTTTTTACTAGTTGGACTTATCATTACAATTGGTATTGGTAGTACCTTATTTCACTCCTATGCTACAAACTGGGCAAAGCAGCTTGATATCATTCCTATTTTATTATTTCAACTGTGTTTTGTTTGGTTTTATATTCTCAAGGTAATTGAGCTCAATTACAGTAAAACGGCTATTATCGTGATAGCTTTATTTACTGCTAGCCACCTCACTAGACAATTCCCCCATCTCCTTAATGGCTCACTTATCTATGCTCCCGCATTTTGTGTCATTATTACGCTGGCCATTGTTCATTACTATCAGAAAAAAAATAACCCCACCTTACTCATTAGTGCGACAGCCATTTTCGCTCTTTCTCTCTTTTTTCGCACAATAGACAATGCCATTTGCTCTTACTTAACAATAGGCAGCCACTTTCTCTGGCATATTTTGAATGGGGTGCTGATATATCTTGTAATGAAAGCCTTGTTTACAAACTGGCCTGCTCAAAGGCATCTAAGTTAG
- a CDS encoding DNA-3-methyladenine glycosylase I: MNRCSWVKLTTLETAYHDQEWGVPIHDDRLLFEFLILEGAQAGLSWSTILAKREGYRKAFDDFNAKKIASYSEKKIAKLLANPAIVRNKLKVNASVVNAKAFLQTQAEFGCFDTYIWSFVKGKPIQNKWTSIKEVPASTNESDLMSKDLKKRGFKFVGSTICYAFMQAVGMVNDHTTNCFRYAEVKRY, from the coding sequence ATGAACCGATGTAGCTGGGTAAAATTAACAACACTTGAAACCGCTTATCATGACCAGGAGTGGGGGGTGCCTATTCACGATGACCGACTGCTATTTGAGTTCTTAATTCTAGAAGGAGCACAAGCTGGTTTGAGTTGGTCTACGATTTTAGCTAAGCGAGAAGGTTATCGAAAGGCATTTGATGATTTTAATGCTAAAAAAATAGCCAGTTATTCAGAGAAAAAAATAGCTAAGTTATTAGCTAATCCAGCAATTGTCAGGAATAAGCTGAAAGTAAATGCATCAGTGGTGAATGCTAAGGCTTTTTTACAAACTCAAGCTGAGTTTGGCTGTTTTGATACTTATATATGGTCTTTTGTAAAGGGTAAACCCATTCAAAATAAATGGACTTCAATCAAGGAGGTGCCAGCAAGCACTAATGAATCAGATTTAATGAGTAAAGACTTAAAGAAAAGGGGGTTTAAATTTGTTGGTAGTACGATTTGTTATGCTTTTATGCAGGCAGTCGGTATGGTTAATGATCATACTACCAACTGCTTTCGCTATGCGGAAGTTAAACGTTATTAG
- a CDS encoding response regulator: protein MLSKLSIAAQRGPIVAAVITIILSVLVYISYFIAHKSVYTEFESILQNESEVARIQIKDNISSLKKDVLFLAKVPPIQGIVRATLNNGFDEQESSTVSLWQKRLNTIFSGFIESHPDVTQVRYIGIADKGRELVRVDNFNSFPLIIKKEKLQAKSNRNYFKKTISKSEGEIYISDINLNRENGKIQKPHVPTLRVAIPIYNNAAPFGIIIINVNVTELFSRLRKQIPYKYQFYITNSEGDFLVHPNQEMTFGFDLGKRYRWSEEFQILPNNKYQRPGFTLYKHSGGNQLVRESELIIEAQPKRTLKIAIAVPQPIIQSSILQRLLINLAGLLTGMLVIVGFLYLFWMNVKQQQRVNTEQARLAAIVTSSQDAVIAKTLQGVITDWNKAAQNMFGYLAKEAIGKRVVDLIIPEDRKQEEDTLLDKVSAGEVIPHFVTKRQGQGGQLVDVSIAVSPITDSNHHIIGAATTVRDITQQKIAEDEIRELNTQLEKRVEERTAELRRYAQLQTAILSQAAAVIISTDETGVVKLFNPAAEKMLGYPESEVSNKLNITTFFSPEELKKHAEALTDELKETVKPGVEALIIKSQHNMPNEHEWSLIRCDMSVFPALLTVSALKDEFSIITGFLFMATDLTQLVKSRRKLMSMHDQLQKAAEVAELGIWTWHLNSNLLKWNQMMYDIYQIPKKGNGEHLSYDDWCEYLHPEDKEETLDKFDKVIVGEDNLDFTFRIIRPNRQIRYIKASAIVENNSNGEPIFLLGVNRDITEQLQYELQLQKAKDAADNANKAKSEFVANMSHEIRTPMNAIMGMIQLFARTPLVNKQRDYLQKIEFSAKILLAIINDILDFSKIEAGKLILNQQPCNVDQLLRHVAVIASNNLGNKDINIGFDISPSLSHKMFMLDELRLQQILINLTSNAIKFTTAGEISLVVEETEDHGTHFLFFEVRDTGIGISKKQQQQIFDGFIQAESSTTRKFGGTGLGLTICRRLVELMGGEISVSSQLGEGSTFSFYLSCSLAPTSHQTNEAVYKLRVLVVDDNRYARTVMADLAKSIGWTVETVNSGMEAVAKLHGSAPYDLVLLDWCTPELDGAQTCNLIKTQLASDKCPLVILVTAHHDDIKSQQHQADGYLVKPLTASMLFDKVVELKKPIENLDYAKFVENRLHGLSLLLVEDNETNQQVAQELLELEGATVELADNGKIALDKIKNSQLAFDAILMDIQMPVMDGYTATKEIRESLGLKQLPIIAMTANAMVTDQEAALSAGMNAHIGKPFELEHVVKVLLEYTKPATAQNTPQAEDRDQSTIVTVKEETLNAYSSTASGLLDIKRAITRFGGHKHIYYRALRNFLRDAPKRVSTLPTNIPSHEQQIEEVSSQLHSLKGVASTMGAMVVADTCKQMEQLLLNENSSNNYEQLLLQLNQQMNDTCEVVEQELSKQAAQLTSVEEGSKALSDQDRHQFVEDLEKLIELLNQSNLEALTLFESLQMRFQTSVPDAFQSLDEAINNMDFQTATSYCRNIQETLSEA from the coding sequence ATGTTAAGTAAATTATCTATAGCAGCTCAACGTGGCCCTATTGTAGCTGCTGTTATTACAATTATATTGTCTGTATTAGTTTATATAAGTTATTTTATTGCTCATAAGTCTGTTTATACTGAATTTGAATCAATCCTACAGAATGAATCTGAAGTTGCGAGGATTCAAATAAAAGACAATATTAGTTCACTTAAAAAAGATGTATTATTTCTTGCAAAGGTTCCTCCTATTCAAGGTATAGTGAGGGCTACATTGAATAATGGCTTTGATGAACAGGAAAGTAGTACAGTATCACTTTGGCAAAAAAGACTTAACACAATTTTTAGTGGCTTTATTGAGTCTCACCCTGATGTCACTCAGGTACGCTATATTGGTATTGCTGATAAAGGCAGAGAACTTGTTCGCGTTGATAACTTCAATAGCTTTCCTCTCATCATAAAAAAAGAAAAATTACAGGCCAAATCTAACAGAAACTACTTTAAAAAAACTATTTCAAAAAGTGAGGGTGAAATTTATATATCGGATATTAACTTAAATAGAGAAAATGGAAAAATTCAAAAACCTCATGTACCTACCTTGCGAGTAGCAATTCCTATATATAATAATGCAGCGCCTTTTGGAATTATTATTATTAATGTTAATGTGACGGAGTTATTTTCACGTTTACGAAAACAAATCCCTTACAAATATCAATTCTATATTACTAATTCTGAAGGTGACTTTCTTGTACATCCCAATCAGGAAATGACGTTTGGCTTTGATTTAGGCAAGCGCTATCGCTGGAGTGAAGAATTTCAAATACTACCCAACAACAAATACCAGAGACCGGGTTTTACGCTTTATAAGCACTCTGGGGGAAATCAGTTAGTTCGTGAAAGTGAATTAATAATAGAGGCTCAGCCAAAACGTACTCTAAAAATTGCTATTGCTGTACCTCAACCCATTATTCAATCCAGTATTTTACAGAGATTACTGATAAATCTCGCAGGCTTGCTAACAGGGATGCTAGTGATAGTTGGCTTTTTATATTTGTTTTGGATGAATGTAAAACAGCAACAACGTGTGAATACTGAACAGGCAAGACTTGCTGCCATTGTAACCAGCTCTCAAGATGCTGTTATTGCCAAAACGTTGCAAGGTGTTATTACCGATTGGAACAAAGCAGCACAAAATATGTTTGGTTATTTAGCTAAAGAAGCCATTGGTAAGCGAGTCGTTGACCTGATTATTCCGGAAGATAGAAAGCAGGAGGAAGATACGCTATTAGATAAGGTATCTGCAGGTGAAGTTATTCCTCATTTCGTTACGAAGCGGCAAGGCCAAGGTGGTCAGTTAGTGGATGTATCCATTGCTGTATCGCCTATCACAGATAGTAATCATCACATTATTGGTGCAGCCACAACCGTTCGTGATATTACCCAACAAAAAATAGCAGAAGATGAGATTCGTGAACTCAATACACAGTTAGAGAAGCGAGTAGAGGAAAGAACTGCTGAGTTACGTCGCTATGCTCAATTACAAACAGCTATTCTAAGCCAAGCAGCAGCCGTGATTATTTCAACGGACGAAACAGGTGTGGTCAAGCTTTTTAATCCTGCTGCAGAAAAAATGCTGGGTTATCCTGAAAGTGAGGTCTCTAATAAGCTGAATATTACTACTTTTTTCTCACCAGAGGAATTGAAAAAACACGCAGAAGCACTTACGGATGAACTCAAAGAAACCGTCAAACCGGGGGTTGAAGCACTCATTATTAAGTCACAGCATAATATGCCAAATGAGCATGAGTGGAGCCTTATACGGTGTGATATGTCAGTATTTCCTGCACTCTTAACAGTAAGCGCATTGAAAGATGAGTTTAGTATTATAACGGGTTTTCTATTTATGGCGACAGACTTGACGCAGCTGGTTAAAAGTAGACGTAAGCTGATGTCCATGCATGATCAACTACAAAAAGCAGCAGAGGTGGCAGAATTAGGGATTTGGACTTGGCATCTAAACAGTAACCTGCTTAAGTGGAATCAAATGATGTACGATATTTATCAGATTCCAAAGAAAGGTAATGGAGAACATTTGTCTTATGACGATTGGTGTGAGTATCTACATCCCGAAGACAAAGAAGAGACATTGGATAAATTTGATAAGGTCATCGTTGGGGAAGATAACCTTGATTTTACCTTTAGAATCATCCGTCCTAACAGGCAAATACGCTATATCAAAGCTTCTGCTATTGTAGAGAACAACAGTAATGGAGAGCCTATATTTTTGCTCGGTGTAAATAGAGATATTACAGAACAGTTACAGTATGAATTACAACTACAAAAAGCTAAAGATGCTGCAGACAATGCGAACAAAGCAAAATCTGAATTTGTCGCGAATATGAGTCATGAAATTCGTACGCCAATGAATGCTATTATGGGTATGATTCAACTTTTTGCACGTACCCCACTGGTAAATAAACAACGCGATTATTTACAAAAAATAGAATTTTCCGCAAAGATTTTGCTAGCGATCATCAACGATATCCTTGATTTTTCGAAAATTGAAGCGGGTAAACTTATTCTAAATCAACAACCGTGTAATGTTGATCAACTTCTCCGCCATGTTGCCGTGATTGCATCCAATAACCTCGGCAATAAAGATATCAATATTGGGTTTGATATTTCTCCTTCTTTATCTCATAAAATGTTTATGCTTGATGAGTTGCGTTTACAGCAAATTCTCATTAATTTAACCAGCAACGCTATTAAATTTACCACAGCAGGGGAAATTTCATTAGTAGTTGAAGAAACAGAAGATCATGGAACACATTTTTTGTTTTTCGAAGTGCGCGATACCGGTATTGGAATTTCTAAAAAACAGCAACAGCAAATTTTTGATGGTTTCATACAAGCTGAATCATCTACAACCAGGAAATTTGGTGGAACAGGACTAGGGTTAACGATTTGTAGACGCCTAGTTGAATTAATGGGAGGAGAAATAAGTGTCAGTAGCCAGTTAGGAGAGGGTAGTACATTTAGTTTTTATTTATCCTGTAGTCTTGCACCGACTTCACATCAAACCAATGAAGCTGTATATAAACTACGGGTATTAGTTGTTGACGATAATCGATATGCACGCACGGTGATGGCTGATTTAGCCAAGTCCATAGGATGGACTGTTGAGACAGTGAATAGTGGAATGGAAGCTGTGGCTAAATTACATGGATCAGCTCCCTATGATTTAGTGTTACTGGATTGGTGTACGCCTGAACTGGATGGGGCCCAAACGTGTAATTTAATCAAAACCCAGCTTGCATCTGATAAGTGCCCATTGGTTATTCTTGTTACTGCCCATCACGATGATATAAAAAGTCAACAGCATCAAGCTGATGGGTATTTAGTGAAGCCCCTTACCGCTTCAATGCTGTTTGATAAAGTAGTGGAACTAAAAAAACCTATCGAAAATTTGGATTACGCTAAATTTGTAGAGAACCGCCTTCATGGACTATCACTTTTACTTGTTGAAGATAATGAGACCAATCAGCAAGTAGCCCAAGAACTATTAGAGCTAGAAGGAGCCACAGTTGAGTTGGCTGATAACGGTAAGATTGCGTTGGATAAAATTAAAAACTCTCAATTAGCATTTGATGCAATTTTAATGGATATCCAGATGCCTGTTATGGATGGATATACTGCCACTAAAGAAATTCGTGAATCACTAGGGTTAAAGCAGTTACCGATTATTGCCATGACAGCCAATGCAATGGTGACTGACCAAGAAGCGGCTTTATCAGCTGGCATGAATGCTCATATAGGTAAGCCTTTTGAATTAGAACATGTTGTTAAAGTTCTACTTGAATACACCAAGCCAGCAACAGCTCAGAATACCCCTCAAGCAGAAGATCGAGACCAATCAACAATAGTAACTGTAAAAGAAGAGACACTTAATGCCTATTCATCAACAGCATCTGGTTTATTAGATATAAAAAGAGCCATCACTCGATTTGGTGGTCACAAGCATATCTACTATCGAGCATTACGTAATTTTTTAAGAGATGCCCCTAAACGGGTATCAACATTACCAACCAACATACCTTCCCACGAGCAACAGATAGAAGAAGTGTCCAGTCAATTACATTCCTTGAAAGGTGTAGCTTCTACAATGGGTGCAATGGTTGTAGCTGATACTTGCAAACAAATGGAGCAGCTTTTACTTAACGAGAATAGCTCAAATAATTACGAGCAACTACTCCTTCAATTAAATCAACAAATGAATGACACGTGTGAAGTTGTGGAACAGGAACTTAGCAAACAAGCAGCACAACTGACTTCAGTTGAAGAGGGTAGTAAAGCATTATCCGACCAGGATAGACATCAGTTTGTTGAAGACTTAGAAAAGCTAATTGAATTGCTCAATCAATCGAATCTAGAAGCACTGACATTATTTGAGAGCTTACAAATGCGGTTTCAAACCTCTGTACCGGATGCTTTTCAATCACTTGATGAAGCCATTAATAACATGGACTTCCAAACAGCAACCTCTTATTGTCGCAACATACAAGAAACACTGAGTGAGGCTTAA
- a CDS encoding diguanylate cyclase domain-containing protein, whose product MAILSDKVAEFNVLSKPGRILIVDDEPINIRVIHQVFSKYHTVFMATSGMQAINFLQKNSVDLILLDVVMPEMNGLTVCQQLKSSKETADIPVIFVTGHNSPEEEDACWYAGCVDFIHKPFNIHTLIHRVRSHLQLKFQTDLLKELAFFDGLTGVANRRYFNEHLRHEWRRCARNSKPLSLILLDIDHFKAFNDTYGHQYGDECLQKVASTIIKIPQRAGDLVARYGGEEFTITLPETALSGAVNVAKGIEASIRDLKIQHKSSTTAHVVTVSAGVATWVPDNDISPKLLIEQADRLLYQAKAQGRGQVCFTNIQKGNEMKAPKTLK is encoded by the coding sequence ATGGCGATATTGTCTGATAAGGTTGCTGAGTTTAATGTCTTAAGTAAACCAGGACGTATCTTAATCGTTGATGATGAGCCTATTAATATTCGAGTTATTCATCAGGTTTTTTCTAAATATCATACTGTATTTATGGCAACGAGTGGCATGCAAGCAATCAATTTTCTACAAAAAAATAGTGTTGATTTAATTTTGCTTGATGTTGTAATGCCTGAAATGAACGGATTAACTGTATGCCAACAGTTAAAAAGCTCAAAGGAAACTGCAGATATTCCTGTAATATTTGTAACAGGTCATAATTCACCAGAGGAAGAAGATGCTTGTTGGTACGCAGGGTGCGTTGACTTTATTCATAAACCATTCAATATACACACTTTAATTCATCGTGTGCGTTCACATTTACAACTCAAATTTCAGACAGACCTATTAAAGGAGCTTGCCTTTTTCGATGGGTTAACAGGTGTAGCCAATAGGCGGTATTTTAATGAGCATTTACGACATGAGTGGCGGCGGTGTGCTCGCAATTCAAAACCTCTATCATTAATTTTATTGGATATTGACCACTTTAAAGCTTTTAATGACACTTACGGACACCAGTATGGTGATGAGTGTCTCCAGAAAGTTGCCTCAACAATTATCAAGATACCCCAACGTGCAGGTGATTTAGTAGCCCGCTATGGTGGTGAAGAGTTTACTATTACCCTACCAGAAACAGCGCTCTCGGGCGCAGTCAATGTGGCTAAGGGCATAGAAGCTTCCATACGGGACTTGAAAATACAACATAAGTCCTCCACAACAGCTCATGTTGTAACAGTGAGCGCAGGCGTAGCAACCTGGGTTCCTGATAATGATATCTCTCCAAAGCTATTAATTGAACAGGCCGATAGGCTGCTGTATCAAGCCAAAGCTCAAGGAAGAGGTCAGGTTTGTTTTACAAATATCCAAAAGGGCAATGAGATGAAAGCCCCAAAAACTCTGAAGTAG
- a CDS encoding tRNA (uracil-5-)-methyltransferase, whose product MSDDKVIDFLSAKEPHVHSRKEQKVKDMRQRFEAYLPTKPKPVAKKKSNKRKKNKRKK is encoded by the coding sequence ATGAGTGATGATAAAGTAATCGATTTCCTGTCTGCTAAGGAGCCCCATGTACACTCCCGCAAGGAGCAAAAAGTAAAAGATATGCGTCAGCGTTTTGAGGCTTATTTGCCGACTAAACCTAAGCCAGTAGCCAAAAAGAAAAGTAACAAGCGTAAAAAAAATAAAAGAAAAAAGTAA
- a CDS encoding efflux RND transporter periplasmic adaptor subunit, protein MIAPIARVMKKMTAILRIMVLWFFSAFAITTLGEQPSELIKQQGDIRVLLVPHHEAQLSSQMNGQIIHFNVEEGDLFKKGDVLLEFDCKEQQANLKMSEAELKIAKKTYQAQLKLSKMSAASELDVAIAAAEVEKAKATNNLNQVVVQRCVVEAPYNGWVVKRLTNSYENVAFGAPLLTIIDNSPLQLDLFVPSHWLSWLNVGHGFTLKIDETGKHYSALVQTIGAKVDSASQTVAVKASLTGKQKELLAGMSGTANF, encoded by the coding sequence ATGATAGCACCCATTGCCAGAGTGATGAAAAAAATGACAGCAATATTAAGGATAATGGTTCTTTGGTTCTTCTCGGCTTTTGCTATAACAACCCTTGGAGAACAACCCAGCGAACTCATTAAGCAGCAAGGGGATATTCGGGTATTATTAGTTCCTCATCACGAAGCGCAATTATCCAGTCAAATGAATGGACAAATTATTCATTTTAATGTTGAAGAGGGTGATTTATTTAAGAAAGGCGATGTCTTGTTAGAGTTTGACTGTAAAGAGCAGCAGGCAAATTTGAAAATGAGTGAGGCGGAATTGAAAATTGCCAAGAAAACTTATCAGGCACAGTTAAAGCTTTCTAAAATGTCGGCAGCCAGTGAACTGGATGTTGCTATAGCAGCAGCTGAAGTGGAAAAAGCGAAAGCAACCAATAACCTAAACCAGGTGGTTGTACAGCGGTGTGTAGTTGAGGCGCCATATAACGGCTGGGTTGTAAAAAGACTAACAAATTCCTATGAAAATGTTGCATTTGGTGCACCATTATTAACGATTATTGATAATAGTCCTCTGCAGTTGGATTTATTTGTTCCCTCTCACTGGCTAAGTTGGTTGAATGTAGGCCATGGTTTTACATTGAAAATTGATGAAACGGGTAAACACTATAGTGCTCTGGTACAAACCATTGGTGCTAAAGTAGATTCGGCTAGTCAAACGGTTGCAGTTAAAGCGTCACTAACGGGTAAGCAAAAAGAACTATTAGCCGGCATGAGTGGTACTGCTAATTTTTAA
- a CDS encoding efflux RND transporter periplasmic adaptor subunit: protein MEEALVQDTAEQNIDPRLKSLAGLLQMERDIRQLHNRDQLKFMICNETHRLVPYEQAILVVFPVSDSSQNDLHGVKVAAISSMSQVDNDAPLVAWLKSVVKHLIKAEEVRNISEIKPDNIPLSLRKEWFSWCPGQVLWCPLISARGVILGGLWLLRKKPWLKSDITILDYLADAYTYSWEALAPQKNWRQVLYTHLTGRIKWLLLLFILLGFIPVRMSVLANAQVVARNPIVISAPLDGVIHSIDIMPNQEVKKGDVLFTLDDTNIRNKHTVANKALEVAAANYLRATQQAFADARSKSELAILKAVLAEKQAEADYYAELLKRTQVVAERAGVVIFEDINDWLGKPVVVGEKVMTLADIHDTWLEIWLPVDDAIALDKGAELRLFLNIDPVRSIKGIIQQTSYEATISPQDILAYRLKATFTVDQQPPRLGLKGVAKVYSESVSLFYYIFRRPLAEARRWLGL from the coding sequence ATGGAAGAAGCTCTGGTTCAAGATACAGCAGAGCAAAATATTGACCCTCGGTTAAAAAGCTTAGCGGGATTATTGCAAATGGAACGGGATATCCGTCAGTTGCATAATCGTGACCAGCTAAAGTTTATGATTTGTAATGAAACCCATCGACTTGTACCTTATGAGCAGGCCATTTTAGTTGTATTTCCAGTGTCCGACAGTTCACAGAATGATTTACATGGAGTCAAAGTAGCAGCCATTTCGTCGATGTCACAGGTTGACAATGATGCGCCCTTGGTTGCCTGGTTAAAGTCCGTTGTTAAACACTTAATAAAAGCAGAAGAAGTCAGAAACATCAGTGAAATAAAACCAGACAATATACCGTTATCTTTGCGTAAGGAGTGGTTCAGCTGGTGTCCAGGCCAGGTATTGTGGTGTCCGTTGATTTCAGCAAGAGGAGTAATACTGGGTGGTTTGTGGCTGCTACGAAAAAAACCTTGGCTGAAAAGTGACATAACGATTTTAGATTATTTAGCTGATGCATATACCTATAGTTGGGAAGCACTGGCGCCCCAGAAAAACTGGCGACAAGTACTTTATACCCATTTAACTGGGAGAATAAAGTGGTTGCTGTTATTGTTCATTTTATTGGGTTTTATTCCCGTTCGGATGAGCGTACTGGCGAATGCTCAAGTAGTGGCGCGAAACCCAATTGTTATTAGCGCACCGTTGGATGGTGTGATTCATTCAATTGATATTATGCCGAACCAAGAAGTAAAGAAAGGGGATGTTTTATTTACCTTGGATGATACCAATATCCGCAATAAACACACGGTAGCTAACAAAGCACTGGAAGTGGCCGCCGCTAATTATTTAAGAGCCACCCAACAGGCATTTGCAGATGCTCGTAGTAAAAGTGAGTTAGCAATTTTAAAAGCGGTACTGGCAGAGAAGCAGGCCGAAGCGGATTATTATGCTGAGTTGCTAAAGCGTACTCAGGTCGTTGCTGAGCGAGCGGGGGTGGTAATTTTTGAAGATATCAATGACTGGCTGGGCAAACCAGTCGTTGTGGGTGAAAAAGTAATGACGTTGGCAGATATTCACGACACTTGGTTGGAAATATGGCTGCCAGTGGATGATGCTATCGCCTTGGATAAAGGAGCAGAGCTAAGACTGTTTTTAAATATTGATCCAGTCCGATCAATAAAAGGTATTATCCAGCAAACCAGTTATGAAGCCACTATATCACCACAGGATATTTTAGCTTATCGATTAAAAGCAACTTTTACTGTTGATCAACAGCCGCCAAGACTCGGTTTGAAAGGGGTTGCAAAAGTCTACTCAGAAAGCGTGTCATTGTTTTATTATATTTTTCGCCGCCCGTTAGCTGAAGCTAGGCGATGGCTAGGCTTATAA